A single region of the Oceanispirochaeta sp. M1 genome encodes:
- a CDS encoding aminotransferase class I/II-fold pyridoxal phosphate-dependent enzyme, producing the protein MNPQASALNEVLEAQNPAVYSLLSKKGKAIFFPKKGLVMQGKDASGKRINASIGMATEDDGSPLRLAAIESLVNMPPEKVFPYAPSYGLLPLRQKWQSIIRIKNPSLGEKEITMPVVTNALTHGLSMAGYLFLDEGDKVILPDYYWGNYNLVFKNAYLADFDTYPMYKDGGFNLDGLRSKLMSEGKKKVVLLNFPNNPTGYTPTSSEMTSIRDIILEAAEAGKNIAVFIDDAYFGLVFEEGVATESIFPSVADLHENVLAVKVDGATKEDYVWGFRVGFMTFSWKGMTTEAGQTLVDKAAGAVRGNISNDSILSQNLLLTAYETPGYADDKKGKYALMKSRYELVKMTIASHPEYSEYFDAIPYNSGYFMCVELKKGNAEDVRQKLLADYDTGIIALGTLIRVAYSSLPEKYIEELFNNIYSACKDLD; encoded by the coding sequence ATGAATCCACAGGCTTCAGCACTTAACGAGGTTTTGGAAGCGCAGAACCCTGCCGTTTACTCACTATTGAGCAAGAAGGGTAAAGCAATATTCTTCCCCAAAAAAGGGCTTGTCATGCAGGGAAAAGATGCCTCAGGCAAAAGAATCAATGCTTCAATAGGAATGGCAACAGAAGATGACGGATCTCCCCTGCGTCTGGCAGCCATTGAATCACTTGTAAACATGCCACCTGAAAAGGTATTTCCCTATGCTCCCAGTTACGGACTACTTCCCTTAAGGCAGAAATGGCAGTCCATTATCCGGATCAAAAATCCCTCTCTAGGTGAGAAAGAGATCACAATGCCTGTTGTTACCAATGCCCTGACCCATGGACTGAGCATGGCGGGCTACCTTTTCCTGGATGAAGGAGACAAGGTAATTCTCCCTGATTACTACTGGGGTAACTATAACCTGGTGTTCAAGAATGCCTATCTGGCTGATTTTGATACCTATCCCATGTATAAAGACGGCGGATTCAACCTTGATGGACTGAGATCAAAACTGATGTCAGAGGGAAAGAAAAAAGTAGTACTTCTGAACTTCCCCAACAACCCCACCGGCTATACACCCACATCAAGTGAAATGACCTCTATCAGAGATATAATTCTTGAAGCAGCCGAAGCGGGGAAAAATATTGCTGTATTCATTGACGATGCCTACTTCGGTCTGGTTTTCGAAGAGGGTGTTGCAACAGAATCCATCTTTCCATCGGTAGCAGATCTTCATGAAAATGTACTTGCTGTAAAAGTAGACGGAGCAACCAAAGAGGACTATGTATGGGGTTTCAGGGTAGGATTTATGACCTTCAGCTGGAAAGGGATGACTACGGAAGCCGGACAGACTCTGGTGGACAAAGCCGCCGGTGCAGTGAGAGGTAATATCTCAAACGATTCCATTCTCTCTCAGAATCTGCTTCTCACAGCCTACGAAACCCCCGGATATGCGGATGATAAGAAAGGCAAATATGCCCTTATGAAATCACGCTATGAGCTGGTGAAAATGACCATTGCCTCACACCCTGAATACAGCGAGTACTTTGATGCAATTCCCTATAACTCCGGTTACTTTATGTGTGTGGAACTTAAAAAGGGAAATGCAGAAGATGTAAGACAGAAACTTCTGGCGGATTATGATACGGGAATCATTGCCCTTGGCACACTGATCCGTGTGGCCTACTCCTCACTTCCCGAAAAGTATATTGAAGAACTTTTCAATAATATCTACAGCGCCTGTAAAGACCTGGATTGA
- a CDS encoding response regulator, translating to MKILIIDDSGVMRRIHKNTLIENKIPEEALIEAADGQEALQLASKNDITLFLVDWNMPKLDGLEFVERLRNTERYKTTPIIMVTSEAAKYNVIQAITAGVTDYVVKPIQGSILWDKVSNYIKSE from the coding sequence ATGAAGATATTAATTATTGATGATTCCGGTGTAATGCGCCGGATTCATAAGAACACACTCATCGAGAACAAAATCCCCGAGGAAGCACTGATTGAGGCTGCCGACGGTCAGGAAGCCCTGCAGTTGGCAAGTAAAAATGATATAACCCTGTTCCTTGTGGACTGGAATATGCCAAAACTTGACGGTCTGGAATTTGTGGAGCGTCTGAGAAATACGGAGCGTTACAAGACAACACCCATCATCATGGTTACCTCTGAGGCTGCAAAATATAATGTTATCCAGGCCATTACTGCGGGTGTGACAGATTATGTTGTCAAACCGATTCAGGGGTCCATCCTCTGGGATAAAGTATCGAACTACATAAAAAGTGAGTAG
- a CDS encoding chemotaxis protein CheX has product MKAKFINPFINAAQRLFQDYMKLEVTAGKPFLLGDPKNLQGVSAIIGLAGETTGAVVLTFSRETAIEMVSRLEGKQYVALGAEILDGVGEMVNIIAGNAKKDLADFRIVISLPGIITGSDYKINWPQGIPVISIPYESEIGPFAINVSIKEG; this is encoded by the coding sequence ATGAAAGCGAAATTCATAAATCCCTTTATCAATGCCGCACAGCGTCTTTTTCAGGATTATATGAAACTGGAAGTGACTGCGGGTAAACCCTTTCTTCTGGGTGATCCCAAGAATCTGCAGGGAGTATCTGCAATCATCGGACTGGCCGGTGAAACAACAGGTGCCGTTGTCCTGACTTTTTCCAGGGAAACAGCCATAGAAATGGTGTCCCGCCTGGAAGGGAAACAATATGTTGCTCTGGGGGCAGAGATCCTGGACGGTGTGGGTGAAATGGTAAACATCATTGCAGGTAATGCAAAAAAAGATCTGGCAGATTTCAGAATAGTAATATCACTGCCGGGGATCATAACGGGAAGTGATTACAAAATAAACTGGCCTCAGGGAATACCTGTAATATCCATACCCTATGAATCGGAAATTGGGCCCTTTGCCATAAACGTATCCATAAAAGAAGGCTAG
- a CDS encoding ATP-binding protein, giving the protein MKLQSIQVKIVSMILLVMIFAVSLSISFAIRTQKQNLIEASQQTLAVNTQVLNHTIRNIMLSGEAPLANKTMKDLRSMPEFLEYEIYRKDGSLAFSDYNTLQFVNNFQDRIMFEETPRLEGSMNESTSFQEVLRFKTPKAILNEETREMEYFFPILNYADCRSCHGDDHFIRGVSHFRISLSDIYDKVASARLILTLFFLGIGLFIFIGILLMLRHIIIRPVLSIGNVVSRVGEGDLDVDITLNQRDELGELAGRINDMIKGLKNSKKLELENTRIEARLKESRKYLDNINEGLLLLNPDFTITDEYSSYLKELFEKKEISGISFRHFLLGSDQENEEAVELDQFLKIIFNNQTASMSMIMEINPLSQREIILPSGKKLIISAHFQRIVEGDTVQNVMVLFQDLTEIYETKEALETERQIHESELEQIAAILKLGPQVFEEFLVSAGEVLQFVQDNSENFEKTELINKAFRDTHSLKGSARYLKFTALEKIAHNMENYFDKFRKSGADSRKIESSELIEQTKALSSELNSINRIIERFRQFSVNEGSDNPELDIFRLQLSEMVEELSQELGKDVQLDFHSDWEIIPGLRRLQNSIFHLVRNALDHGIEDSFERLAAEKPEASILTLNFIHKEDSLILEVKDDGRGLDFNALEKKAVESGLLKPGRHFPSQILNALFKPGFSSSEDVSEISGRGVGLDAVKEEVKGMKGKINVKTRIGKGTSFNLILPLKELEDK; this is encoded by the coding sequence ATGAAACTGCAGTCCATTCAGGTAAAGATTGTCTCCATGATTCTCCTGGTCATGATTTTTGCTGTAAGTTTATCAATATCCTTTGCAATCCGCACACAGAAACAGAACCTCATCGAAGCCTCACAGCAGACTCTGGCGGTAAATACTCAGGTTCTGAATCACACTATCCGCAATATTATGCTCAGCGGTGAAGCCCCTCTGGCCAACAAGACAATGAAAGACCTGAGAAGTATGCCTGAATTCCTGGAATATGAGATCTACAGGAAAGACGGTTCACTGGCCTTCAGCGATTATAACACCCTGCAATTTGTAAACAATTTCCAGGATAGAATTATGTTTGAAGAGACACCCAGGCTTGAGGGATCAATGAATGAGAGCACAAGCTTCCAGGAAGTGCTTCGTTTCAAAACACCAAAGGCCATACTGAATGAAGAGACCCGGGAAATGGAATATTTTTTTCCTATCCTGAACTATGCAGACTGCCGGAGCTGCCATGGAGATGATCACTTTATCAGAGGTGTGTCCCATTTCAGAATAAGCCTTTCTGATATTTATGATAAAGTTGCCTCTGCACGTTTAATACTCACATTATTTTTCCTCGGAATAGGGCTTTTTATTTTCATCGGAATCCTACTCATGCTCAGACATATAATTATCCGTCCTGTTCTCTCCATCGGCAATGTTGTCTCCCGGGTGGGAGAAGGTGATCTTGATGTGGATATAACCCTCAACCAGAGAGATGAACTGGGAGAACTCGCCGGCAGAATCAACGATATGATCAAGGGCTTGAAAAACAGCAAAAAACTGGAACTTGAAAACACAAGGATTGAAGCCCGTCTCAAAGAAAGTAGAAAATACCTTGATAATATCAATGAAGGTCTGCTCCTGCTGAATCCTGATTTTACAATCACCGACGAGTATTCTTCTTATCTGAAAGAGCTTTTTGAAAAAAAAGAAATTTCCGGTATCAGTTTCAGACATTTCTTACTGGGCAGTGATCAAGAGAATGAAGAAGCTGTGGAACTTGATCAATTTCTTAAGATTATCTTCAATAACCAGACTGCCTCCATGAGTATGATTATGGAGATAAACCCTCTCAGTCAGAGAGAGATAATCCTTCCCAGTGGAAAAAAGCTAATTATTTCTGCACATTTCCAGAGAATCGTTGAAGGGGATACTGTTCAGAATGTAATGGTCCTTTTTCAGGATCTGACCGAGATTTATGAAACAAAAGAAGCCCTGGAAACAGAACGTCAGATCCATGAATCAGAACTGGAACAGATTGCCGCCATACTGAAACTGGGTCCCCAGGTTTTTGAAGAGTTCCTTGTCTCTGCAGGAGAAGTGCTGCAATTTGTTCAGGACAACAGTGAGAATTTTGAAAAGACGGAACTTATTAATAAGGCTTTCAGGGATACACACTCCCTTAAGGGTTCTGCAAGATATCTTAAATTTACAGCACTGGAAAAAATTGCCCATAACATGGAAAACTATTTTGATAAATTCAGAAAATCTGGTGCCGATAGTAGGAAAATTGAAAGCTCAGAACTGATTGAACAAACAAAAGCACTCAGCAGCGAACTGAATTCAATCAACAGAATAATTGAGCGCTTCAGACAATTTTCTGTAAATGAAGGCAGCGATAATCCGGAACTGGATATATTCCGTCTACAGCTGAGTGAAATGGTTGAAGAGCTCTCACAGGAATTGGGAAAAGATGTACAGCTGGATTTCCACTCGGACTGGGAGATCATTCCGGGACTGAGAAGACTGCAAAACTCAATTTTTCATCTTGTGCGCAATGCCCTGGATCATGGTATCGAAGATTCCTTCGAACGCCTGGCAGCAGAAAAGCCGGAAGCATCCATTCTTACGCTGAATTTCATCCATAAAGAGGATTCACTTATTCTTGAAGTTAAGGATGACGGAAGAGGTCTGGATTTCAATGCACTGGAGAAAAAAGCCGTGGAATCAGGTCTTCTGAAACCCGGCAGGCATTTCCCTTCTCAAATCCTGAATGCCCTCTTTAAACCTGGATTCAGCAGCAGTGAAGATGTTTCTGAAATTTCCGGCAGAGGCGTTGGGCTGGATGCGGTGAAAGAAGAGGTCAAAGGGATGAAGGGTAAAATTAATGTGAAGACCCGTATTGGAAAAGGTACATCATTCAACCTGATACTGCCTCTGAAAGAATTGGAGGACAAGTAA
- a CDS encoding cytochrome P460 family protein codes for MKHIYLLCLCASVFLSCEKKAEEPRLAPLTAQEISGARLWERISKDSSYKDYSEWSGHEGMQPGQSPHGAWHRVYANRNLTEALPITHKTAPYGTIIIKENFTNSKELDKLTVMAKVEGFSPENNDWFWAMISPEGEILAEGTPGGCISCHSGRKDNDYIIIKNIDEPLK; via the coding sequence ATGAAACATATATACCTTTTATGCCTATGCGCATCGGTATTTCTCTCCTGTGAAAAAAAGGCCGAAGAGCCCAGGCTGGCTCCATTAACGGCGCAGGAAATATCCGGTGCCCGTCTCTGGGAAAGAATCTCTAAGGACAGTTCATACAAGGATTACAGCGAGTGGTCCGGCCATGAGGGGATGCAGCCCGGTCAGTCACCTCATGGAGCATGGCATAGAGTATATGCAAACAGAAATCTGACAGAAGCACTTCCAATCACCCATAAAACAGCTCCTTACGGCACGATAATCATTAAAGAAAATTTTACGAATTCCAAGGAACTGGATAAGCTGACTGTGATGGCTAAAGTGGAAGGATTCAGTCCGGAAAACAATGACTGGTTCTGGGCCATGATTTCACCAGAGGGAGAAATTCTTGCCGAGGGAACTCCCGGTGGATGCATATCCTGTCACAGCGGTAGAAAGGATAATGATTACATCATTATAAAGAATATTGATGAGCCTTTAAAATAA
- a CDS encoding Gfo/Idh/MocA family protein encodes MSNEAYNPAIKHLGRRLRLAVIGGGPGSFIGSMHRQAARLTDSYDLVASALSTNPERAFQGGKNLGLPEDRIFTDGLELIEQESQRSDGAEVVAVMTPNDSHLLYTSAALKAGMDVICDKPMTNTIEEAEELTALVKKTGLIFRLTHNYTGYPMTRQARAMVEAGELGEIRLIQVEYVQGGKADESEADPRGPDAPWRYNRNKGGPSLVMGDIGTHAHNLIRYVTGMEVAEVAADAGSIVPNREIHDYTGALLKMENGARGSFWVTQAAAGIENSLQFRISGTLGSLEWGQEIPQRLTFKPLGRPTEIRTPNGPGTLPLSAYASHIVAGHPEGFPDGFANIYRDAAEAIAARRAGTAARIEALSCPDEKDGLQGIRFVTAVLKSSANESAWTQIK; translated from the coding sequence ATGAGTAATGAGGCTTACAATCCGGCAATAAAACATTTAGGAAGACGTCTTCGTCTTGCGGTTATTGGAGGGGGACCCGGTTCCTTTATAGGAAGCATGCACCGACAGGCAGCCCGTCTGACCGACAGCTACGACCTAGTAGCCTCTGCCCTCTCAACAAATCCGGAAAGAGCCTTTCAGGGCGGTAAAAATCTGGGACTGCCTGAAGATAGAATATTCACAGACGGTCTGGAACTGATAGAACAGGAATCCCAAAGATCTGACGGTGCCGAAGTGGTCGCTGTCATGACTCCCAATGACAGTCACCTCCTCTATACCTCAGCAGCCTTGAAAGCCGGTATGGATGTAATCTGTGACAAACCCATGACCAATACAATTGAAGAAGCCGAAGAACTGACGGCTCTTGTTAAAAAGACAGGTTTGATTTTCCGCCTGACCCATAATTACACTGGGTATCCCATGACACGCCAGGCCAGAGCCATGGTGGAAGCCGGAGAACTTGGAGAAATACGCCTGATTCAGGTTGAATATGTGCAGGGAGGCAAGGCCGATGAGTCTGAAGCCGATCCCAGGGGTCCCGATGCCCCCTGGCGATACAACCGCAATAAAGGCGGTCCCTCCCTGGTAATGGGGGATATAGGAACCCATGCCCACAACCTGATCCGTTATGTAACGGGGATGGAAGTAGCCGAAGTTGCTGCTGATGCCGGATCCATTGTACCGAACAGGGAGATCCATGATTACACCGGAGCCCTCCTGAAGATGGAAAATGGAGCCAGAGGAAGTTTCTGGGTTACCCAGGCAGCTGCAGGTATTGAAAATTCTCTGCAGTTCCGCATATCAGGGACCCTGGGAAGCCTCGAATGGGGGCAGGAGATCCCACAGCGTCTGACCTTCAAACCACTGGGAAGACCGACGGAGATCAGAACTCCCAATGGTCCGGGAACCCTCCCGTTAAGCGCCTATGCCAGCCATATCGTTGCAGGACATCCGGAAGGATTTCCCGATGGTTTTGCAAATATCTACAGAGATGCCGCCGAGGCCATAGCGGCTCGCAGAGCCGGAACTGCAGCCAGAATCGAAGCCCTCAGCTGTCCTGATGAAAAGGACGGCCTCCAGGGAATCCGCTTTGTAACAGCCGTTCTCAAATCATCGGCAAACGAAAGCGCCTGGACACAAATTAAGTAA
- a CDS encoding P-loop NTPase, whose amino-acid sequence MVQKDVVLKALSEIIDPDLGKDIVTLGFIKELVISSGKVSFAIELTTPACPLKNQFREAAEKLVGEIEGVEKVNVTMTARNSRDEKSENGLKQVKQIIAVASAKGGVGKSTVAATLACELRDQGYKTGLLDTDIFGPSVPTLFNISKPEVFQREKMLIPMEKDGLKLMSFGFLMGDAPAIMRGPMVSGYMQQILLQVEWGELDYLIIDMPPGTGDIQLTLSQTIQVDGAVIVTTRAALSLVDVSRGILMFEKVGVPMLGVVENMSHFICDSCDKEHFIFGEAKAPGERFGLETLAQIPLEPGRGRNMENYKSNELNKSLVENIARALGKATAAKIEPPEVVQETDTVVVKWNDKEDWKINAVHMRSSCRCALCVDEYSGEKILNDEDIPRDIKVESVTPLGNYALAVSWSDGHSSGIFPYNQLKELAKA is encoded by the coding sequence ATGGTACAGAAAGATGTAGTACTCAAAGCATTATCAGAGATAATCGACCCCGATCTGGGAAAAGATATCGTTACCCTTGGTTTTATCAAAGAGCTGGTTATCAGCAGTGGAAAGGTAAGTTTTGCAATTGAGCTGACAACACCGGCATGCCCCCTGAAAAACCAGTTCAGAGAAGCCGCCGAAAAGCTGGTAGGTGAAATAGAGGGAGTAGAAAAGGTCAATGTGACCATGACCGCAAGAAATTCCAGGGATGAAAAAAGCGAAAACGGACTGAAGCAGGTCAAACAGATCATTGCCGTTGCCTCTGCCAAAGGTGGAGTGGGTAAATCAACTGTTGCCGCAACACTTGCCTGTGAGCTCAGGGATCAGGGATACAAGACAGGTCTACTTGATACGGACATCTTCGGTCCTTCAGTACCTACACTTTTCAATATAAGCAAACCCGAAGTGTTTCAGAGAGAGAAGATGCTGATCCCCATGGAAAAAGACGGATTGAAACTTATGTCCTTCGGATTCCTGATGGGTGATGCTCCGGCCATTATGAGAGGCCCCATGGTTTCAGGTTATATGCAGCAGATACTCTTACAGGTTGAATGGGGTGAACTCGATTACCTGATAATTGACATGCCCCCCGGAACTGGAGATATTCAGCTTACCCTGAGTCAGACCATACAGGTGGATGGAGCTGTAATCGTAACCACAAGAGCAGCACTCTCCCTGGTGGACGTGTCCAGAGGAATACTTATGTTTGAAAAAGTAGGGGTACCCATGCTTGGTGTTGTTGAAAACATGTCACACTTTATCTGTGATAGCTGCGACAAAGAACACTTTATCTTTGGAGAAGCAAAGGCTCCCGGAGAACGCTTCGGACTGGAGACACTGGCTCAAATTCCCCTGGAACCGGGACGCGGCCGGAATATGGAAAACTACAAAAGCAATGAGCTGAATAAGTCCCTGGTTGAAAATATTGCCAGAGCATTGGGTAAGGCCACAGCCGCCAAGATTGAACCACCCGAAGTAGTACAGGAAACTGATACTGTTGTTGTGAAATGGAATGATAAGGAAGACTGGAAGATCAATGCCGTGCATATGAGAAGCAGCTGCCGCTGTGCACTCTGCGTGGATGAATATTCCGGAGAAAAGATCCTCAATGATGAGGATATCCCCCGTGACATCAAAGTTGAGTCTGTAACTCCCCTGGGTAACTATGCCCTTGCTGTCAGCTGGAGTGATGGACACAGTTCGGGTATCTTCCCCTATAATCAGCTGAAAGAACTGGCAAAGGCCTGA
- a CDS encoding tetratricopeptide repeat protein gives MRDPDSVEELVALGVVYSEQGKRLKAKECFRMALELLPEDPVISYNLALELMIDENWGEALTLLNQSVNGESDNPDYWCERGITLFRLDRFDEAEESLDLALTYGDENSRLWNSLGVLRFVGEQYEDAELFFRRSIELEKDNPDAWFNLADTLEERGNLKGADEARRMFENLILEAAEEDDE, from the coding sequence ATGAGAGATCCTGACTCTGTAGAAGAACTCGTTGCCCTGGGGGTCGTCTATTCAGAGCAGGGAAAAAGATTGAAGGCTAAAGAGTGTTTTAGGATGGCACTGGAGCTTCTTCCTGAAGATCCTGTTATCAGTTATAATCTTGCTCTTGAACTTATGATTGATGAAAACTGGGGTGAGGCCCTCACCCTGTTGAATCAATCGGTTAACGGTGAATCCGATAATCCTGACTACTGGTGTGAACGGGGTATCACACTGTTCCGTCTGGATCGTTTTGATGAGGCCGAAGAATCCTTAGATCTGGCCCTTACCTATGGTGACGAGAACTCACGTCTCTGGAACTCTCTGGGAGTCCTTCGTTTTGTAGGAGAACAGTATGAGGATGCCGAACTCTTTTTCAGACGTTCAATTGAGCTGGAAAAAGATAATCCCGATGCCTGGTTCAACCTGGCGGATACCCTGGAGGAACGGGGTAACTTAAAAGGTGCTGATGAGGCCAGAAGGATGTTTGAGAATCTTATACTGGAAGCAGCAGAGGAAGATGATGAATAG
- a CDS encoding MFS transporter, whose protein sequence is MIRLTKSERSWVLYDWANSAYSITITTAIFPLFFGQIAREGGLADTTSTAVLGYGNSFYALIIAILAPILGTMADYKGMRKKFFTVFLVVGTLATAMMIFIQPGAWLTAIILYMLTALGFAGANIFYDSCLVDVTEPDRMDVVSTRGFGWGYIGSTFPFVASLVVIFLMAGGDMSVLNITGVRIAFIITALWWFGFSIPFLKNVKQRYGIEPSPRPIRDAFGRLYQTFKHIRSYKKIFLFLLAYFFYIDGVGTIIKMATDYGSKMGISSTILLLDLMALQIVAFPFALLYGVLAKKTSTRFMLFVGIGIYSIITILGTLLPFMGPDMLIPMFILISFLVATSQGGIQGLSRSYFGALIPPDQAGEFFGFFDIFGKFAAIMGPFIMGFATQATGSYSVGIGCIIILFALGAFFLVRCGKSET, encoded by the coding sequence ATGATACGACTGACTAAGAGTGAAAGAAGCTGGGTCCTCTATGACTGGGCGAATTCTGCTTATTCCATCACAATTACAACCGCCATATTTCCACTGTTCTTCGGACAAATAGCCCGGGAGGGTGGTCTGGCGGATACAACTTCCACAGCCGTACTCGGTTATGGAAACAGTTTCTATGCTCTTATCATTGCCATTCTGGCTCCTATTCTGGGGACCATGGCAGACTATAAGGGGATGCGAAAGAAATTCTTTACTGTATTCCTTGTTGTGGGAACACTGGCTACGGCCATGATGATTTTTATTCAGCCCGGTGCCTGGCTCACTGCTATTATCCTGTATATGCTCACCGCCCTGGGTTTTGCGGGAGCCAATATATTTTATGACTCCTGTCTGGTGGATGTTACCGAACCTGATAGAATGGATGTGGTCTCGACCAGAGGATTCGGCTGGGGATATATCGGTAGTACATTTCCCTTTGTTGCGAGTCTTGTCGTAATTTTTCTTATGGCAGGCGGAGACATGTCTGTTCTGAATATTACGGGTGTGCGTATCGCTTTTATCATCACAGCCCTGTGGTGGTTCGGTTTCAGTATTCCCTTTCTTAAAAATGTAAAACAACGATATGGAATTGAACCTTCTCCCCGGCCCATACGGGATGCTTTCGGACGTCTGTATCAGACTTTCAAGCATATACGTTCTTATAAGAAGATATTCCTTTTTCTGCTGGCCTATTTCTTCTATATTGATGGAGTTGGAACCATTATCAAGATGGCCACCGACTACGGTTCAAAGATGGGTATAAGTTCTACAATTCTTCTGCTGGACCTGATGGCGCTGCAGATTGTTGCCTTCCCCTTTGCACTTCTCTACGGAGTCCTTGCCAAGAAAACATCAACCAGATTCATGCTCTTTGTGGGTATAGGAATCTACTCAATCATCACAATTCTGGGTACGCTGCTTCCCTTTATGGGCCCCGACATGCTTATCCCCATGTTTATTCTTATCTCCTTTCTGGTCGCCACGAGTCAGGGTGGTATTCAGGGACTCTCCCGCTCCTATTTCGGTGCGTTAATTCCCCCCGATCAAGCCGGAGAATTTTTTGGCTTCTTTGATATCTTTGGAAAATTTGCCGCCATTATGGGTCCCTTTATCATGGGATTTGCCACACAGGCTACGGGCTCATATTCAGTTGGTATAGGATGTATTATTATTCTTTTTGCCCTGGGTGCCTTCTTTCTGGTCCGCTGTGGGAAATCTGAAACATGA